In Mycobacterium sp. JS623, one genomic interval encodes:
- the acpM gene encoding meromycolate extension acyl carrier protein AcpM: MATTQEEIIAGIAEIIEEVTGIEPSEVTPEKSFVDDLDIDSLSMVEIAVQTEDKYGVKIPDEDLAGLRTVGDVVAYIQKLEEENPEAAAAIRAQIAETK; encoded by the coding sequence GTGGCCACCACCCAGGAAGAAATCATCGCCGGCATCGCCGAGATCATCGAAGAGGTAACCGGCATCGAGCCGTCCGAGGTGACCCCTGAGAAGTCGTTCGTCGACGACCTGGACATCGACTCGCTGTCGATGGTCGAGATCGCCGTGCAGACCGAGGACAAGTACGGCGTGAAGATCCCCGACGAGGACCTCGCCGGCCTGCGCACCGTCGGTGACGTCGTCGCCTACATCCAGAAGCTCGAGGAAGAGAACCCCGAGGCCGCCGCGGCCATTCGGGCGCAGATCGCGGAGACCAAGTGA
- the kasA gene encoding 3-oxoacyl-ACP synthase KasA, translating to MTKPSTANGGFPSVVVTAVAATTSISGDIESTWKGLLAGESGIHVLEDDFVTKWDLPVRIGGHLKDPVDDHMGRLDMRRMSYVQRMAKLLSGQLWETAGTPEVDPDRFAVVIGTGLGGGEKIVETYDAMNEGGPRKVSPLAVQMIMPNGAAAVVGLQLGARAGVITPVSACSSGSEAIAHAWRQIVMGDADFAVVGGVEGGIEALPIATFSMMRAMSTRNDDPEGASRPFDKNRDGFVFGEAGAMMIIETEEHAKARGAKPLARLLGAGITSDAFHMVAPAADGVRAGHAMKRAMETAGLDPKDISHVNAHATATPIGDTAEANALRVAGVEHAAVYAPKSALGHSIGAVGALESVLTVLALRDGVIPPTLNYETPDPEIDLDVVAGEPRYGEYQYAINNSFGFGGHNVALAFGRY from the coding sequence GTGACCAAGCCTTCCACTGCTAACGGCGGGTTCCCCAGTGTTGTAGTGACCGCCGTCGCGGCAACGACTTCGATCTCTGGGGACATCGAGAGCACGTGGAAGGGCTTGCTGGCCGGTGAGAGCGGCATCCACGTTCTCGAGGACGATTTCGTCACCAAGTGGGATCTGCCGGTCCGCATCGGCGGCCACCTCAAGGATCCCGTCGACGACCACATGGGCCGGCTGGACATGCGACGGATGTCGTATGTCCAGCGCATGGCCAAGCTGCTGTCCGGCCAGCTGTGGGAGACCGCGGGTACCCCCGAGGTCGACCCCGACCGCTTCGCGGTGGTGATCGGCACGGGTCTTGGTGGCGGCGAGAAGATCGTCGAGACCTATGACGCGATGAACGAAGGCGGGCCCCGCAAGGTGTCCCCGCTGGCCGTTCAGATGATCATGCCCAACGGGGCGGCAGCGGTGGTGGGCCTCCAGCTGGGGGCCCGCGCCGGCGTCATCACTCCGGTGTCGGCCTGCTCGTCGGGTTCGGAGGCCATCGCCCACGCGTGGCGTCAGATCGTCATGGGTGACGCGGACTTCGCCGTCGTCGGTGGTGTCGAGGGCGGCATCGAGGCGCTGCCGATTGCGACGTTCTCGATGATGCGTGCCATGTCGACCCGAAACGACGACCCCGAGGGCGCTTCCCGTCCGTTCGACAAGAATCGCGACGGGTTCGTGTTCGGCGAGGCCGGCGCGATGATGATCATCGAGACCGAGGAGCACGCCAAGGCTCGCGGCGCCAAGCCGCTGGCCCGACTCCTGGGTGCGGGCATCACGTCCGACGCGTTCCACATGGTGGCTCCCGCCGCCGACGGCGTGCGGGCAGGTCACGCAATGAAGCGTGCGATGGAAACGGCGGGGTTGGATCCGAAGGACATCAGCCACGTCAACGCCCACGCCACTGCCACCCCGATCGGTGACACTGCCGAGGCGAACGCCCTCCGGGTCGCCGGTGTGGAGCACGCCGCGGTGTACGCGCCGAAGTCGGCGCTCGGCCACTCCATTGGTGCGGTGGGCGCGCTCGAGTCGGTGCTGACGGTGCTTGCGCTGCGCGACGGTGTCATTCCGCCGACGCTGAACTACGAGACGCCCGATCCCGAGATCGATCTCGATGTCGTTGCGGGCGAACCTCGTTATGGCGAATACCAGTACGCCATCAACAACTCGTTCGGCTTCGGTGGGCACAATGTCGCCCTGGCGTTTGGCCGTTACTAG
- a CDS encoding PucR family transcriptional regulator, producing the protein MTDNRYIPPKSTIEVLETVPDTVLRRLKQYSGRLATEVVRAMEERLPYFADLEASQRASVQLVVQAAVVNFVEWMRNPQSNVSYTAQAFEVVPQDLRRRIALRQSVEMVRVTMEYCEEVVPLLARSEEQLTALTAGILRYSRDLAFAAATAYADQAEARGAWDTRMEANIVDAVVRGDTGPELQSQAAALNWDATAPATVIVGLPHPDRVDLTSDDVHDVVSRNGRAALSDVHGTWLLAIVSGPLGPTDRFLAELLDVFAEGPVVIGPTAPTLGAAHVSATEAIAGMNAVAGWSGAPRPVSARELLPERALLGDATAVAALEAEVMRPLADAGPALSETLDAYLDSGGAIEACARKLFVHPNTVRYRLKRIADFTGRDPTVPRDAYVLRVASTVGRLGRQPYHPVTPNASSRAVSADFPRPQVTHRAG; encoded by the coding sequence ATGACCGACAATCGGTACATCCCGCCGAAGTCCACGATCGAGGTGCTGGAGACGGTGCCCGACACCGTGCTGCGCCGACTGAAGCAGTACTCGGGCCGGTTGGCGACCGAAGTCGTGCGCGCGATGGAGGAACGGCTGCCGTACTTCGCCGACTTGGAGGCGTCACAGCGCGCAAGCGTGCAACTGGTGGTGCAGGCCGCGGTGGTCAACTTCGTCGAGTGGATGCGCAATCCGCAGAGCAACGTCAGCTACACGGCGCAGGCGTTCGAGGTGGTGCCACAAGACCTTCGGCGACGAATCGCGCTGCGGCAGTCAGTCGAGATGGTCCGCGTCACGATGGAGTACTGCGAGGAAGTGGTGCCTCTGCTGGCTCGCTCCGAGGAGCAGTTGACCGCACTGACGGCCGGAATCCTGCGCTACAGCAGGGATTTGGCGTTCGCCGCCGCTACCGCCTACGCCGACCAAGCCGAGGCGCGCGGCGCGTGGGACACCCGGATGGAGGCCAACATCGTCGACGCCGTCGTCCGCGGGGACACCGGCCCCGAGCTGCAGTCACAGGCCGCGGCGCTGAACTGGGATGCCACCGCGCCCGCGACCGTGATCGTCGGGCTGCCGCACCCCGACCGAGTGGACCTGACAAGCGATGACGTCCACGACGTCGTCAGCCGCAACGGGCGTGCCGCCCTGTCCGACGTGCACGGCACCTGGCTGCTGGCCATCGTGTCGGGCCCGCTCGGTCCGACCGACCGCTTCCTCGCCGAACTGTTGGACGTCTTCGCGGAGGGACCGGTGGTGATCGGGCCCACGGCACCGACGCTGGGAGCGGCACACGTCAGTGCGACCGAGGCGATCGCCGGAATGAACGCCGTCGCCGGCTGGAGCGGGGCGCCGCGGCCGGTGTCAGCGCGCGAGTTGCTGCCCGAACGGGCTCTGCTCGGCGACGCGACCGCAGTCGCCGCCTTGGAAGCCGAAGTGATGCGCCCGCTGGCCGATGCCGGTCCTGCGTTGTCCGAAACACTGGACGCTTACTTGGACTCGGGCGGCGCGATCGAGGCGTGCGCGCGCAAATTGTTCGTTCATCCAAATACCGTCCGCTACCGGCTCAAACGTATCGCCGACTTCACCGGCCGCGATCCCACCGTTCCGCGCGATGCGTACGTGCTGCGCGTCGCCTCGACGGTCGGACGGCTGGGACGCCAGCCGTATCACCCCGTCACGCCAAATGCCTCGTCGAGGGCAGTGTCGGCCGACTTTCCGCGGCCGCAGGTGACCCATCGCGCCGGGTAA
- a CDS encoding ACP S-malonyltransferase — protein MLALLAPGQGSQTPGMLAAWLELPGAAERLAAWSQISGLDLARLGTTATAEEITDTAVTQPLVVAATLLAHEELTRRGLLSGKDASEITVAGHSVGEIAAYAIAGVISADDAVKLAATRGSEMAKACALEPTGMSAVLGGDEAEVLARLEALDLVPANRNAAGQIVAAGALSALDKLAEDPPAKARVRQLATAGAFHTQYMASATDGYARAAAGVTTSEPTAKLLSNADGQPVASAADAMAKLVAQLTRPVRWDLCTEYLRRGAEGRVAAIVEFPPAGTLAGIAKRELRGVPTHAVKSPADLDGLAEL, from the coding sequence GTGCTTGCATTGCTTGCGCCCGGACAGGGCTCCCAGACTCCCGGCATGCTCGCCGCGTGGCTTGAGCTGCCCGGCGCTGCCGAGCGTCTCGCCGCGTGGTCGCAGATCAGCGGCCTGGACCTGGCTCGCCTGGGCACCACCGCCACGGCCGAGGAGATCACCGACACCGCCGTGACCCAGCCGCTTGTGGTCGCCGCGACCCTGCTGGCCCACGAGGAACTGACCCGACGCGGGCTGCTCAGCGGTAAAGACGCCAGCGAGATCACGGTGGCCGGCCATTCGGTCGGTGAGATCGCCGCCTACGCAATCGCCGGCGTCATCTCCGCCGACGACGCCGTCAAGCTGGCCGCCACCCGCGGTTCGGAGATGGCCAAGGCCTGCGCGCTGGAGCCGACAGGGATGTCCGCGGTGCTCGGCGGCGACGAGGCCGAGGTGCTGGCCCGTCTCGAGGCCCTGGACCTCGTTCCGGCCAACCGCAACGCGGCCGGGCAGATCGTGGCCGCCGGAGCGCTGTCCGCACTGGACAAGCTCGCCGAGGATCCGCCTGCCAAGGCCCGGGTCCGCCAGCTGGCCACCGCGGGCGCATTCCACACGCAGTACATGGCCTCGGCCACCGACGGATACGCCAGGGCGGCCGCGGGTGTAACGACCTCCGAGCCCACCGCGAAACTCCTGTCGAACGCGGACGGTCAGCCCGTCGCCTCGGCAGCGGACGCCATGGCCAAGTTGGTGGCGCAGCTGACACGCCCGGTGCGGTGGGACTTGTGCACCGAGTACCTGCGCCGCGGCGCGGAGGGCCGGGTGGCGGCGATCGTCGAGTTCCCGCCAGCGGGCACCCTGGCAGGCATCGCCAAACGTGAACTTCGGGGGGTGCCGACGCACGCCGTCAAGTCCCCCGCTGATCTGGACGGGCTAGCTGAGCTCTAA
- a CDS encoding alpha/beta hydrolase, whose amino-acid sequence MLEVIDKGAVSEAHPVPLLFIHGAWHGAWCWDEYFLGFFADRGYRALALSVRGHGNSPAVKRMQFCRTADFVTDVCTVADDLPERPVVIGHSLGGLVVQKYLESHDAPAGVLLASAPPSGARGFFAREMKRHPWVSLRTAATTRSLHGFNTPERSRRYFFSAETPEADVVCYTARLTEEFTGGITFDTLLNLPKPQRITTPLLVLGGECDGCFTQEEVHATARAYGTEAEIFPGMGHDMMLEPDWEAVAQRIDGWLRAQRL is encoded by the coding sequence ATGCTCGAAGTAATCGATAAGGGCGCGGTCAGCGAGGCGCACCCGGTCCCGCTCTTATTCATCCATGGCGCATGGCACGGCGCGTGGTGTTGGGACGAGTACTTTCTTGGGTTCTTCGCCGACAGGGGGTATCGCGCACTGGCCCTGAGCGTTCGCGGCCATGGAAATAGCCCGGCCGTCAAGCGCATGCAGTTCTGCCGGACGGCGGATTTCGTGACCGATGTCTGCACTGTTGCCGACGATCTTCCCGAACGGCCCGTTGTGATTGGGCACTCCCTGGGTGGCCTTGTGGTTCAGAAGTACCTCGAGTCCCACGATGCACCAGCCGGCGTGCTGCTGGCGTCCGCGCCGCCAAGTGGTGCACGCGGTTTCTTCGCTCGTGAGATGAAACGGCACCCTTGGGTTTCCCTGAGAACCGCTGCTACGACCAGGTCGTTACACGGGTTCAACACGCCCGAGCGTTCGCGCCGATATTTTTTCTCTGCGGAAACGCCTGAGGCCGATGTCGTCTGCTACACCGCTCGGCTCACGGAGGAATTTACGGGCGGAATTACTTTCGACACGTTGCTCAATCTGCCCAAGCCGCAACGGATCACCACCCCGCTACTGGTTTTGGGTGGCGAATGCGACGGTTGCTTCACTCAGGAAGAGGTGCATGCCACGGCACGTGCGTACGGCACCGAAGCCGAAATCTTCCCGGGTATGGGACATGACATGATGCTCGAACCGGACTGGGAAGCGGTGGCGCAACGCATCGACGGCTGGCTGCGCGCCCAGCGTCTCTGA
- a CDS encoding glycerol-3-phosphate dehydrogenase/oxidase: MTSSTALNETRRASELAAIADGESLDVIVIGGGITGTGIALDAATRGLRIALVEKHDLAFGTSRWSSKLVHGGLRYLATGNVGIARRSAVERGILMTRNAPHLVKAMPQLVPLLPETNTASRALVRFGFAAGDGLRKLAGTPSSTLPRSRCISAARAIEMAPTVRRDGLRGGLLAYDGQLIDDARLVTAVARTAAQHGARILTRVAASNATGTSVTLTDTRSGESLQVTARAVINASGVWAGEVDSSIRVRPSRGTHLVFDAKSFGNPVAALTIPIPGEINRFVFAMPEQLGRVYLGLTDEDAPGPIPDVPEPTSEEVSFLLETVNTALDVALGPDDVVGSYAGLRPLIDTGQGRTADVSRDHAVVESPSGVISVIGGKLTEYRYMAEDVLDRAVALRGLPATPCRTRNLPLVGAPSNPVATLRSSADLPGSLVARYGAEAPNVIASAGCERPTEPVAEGIDVTRAEFEYAVTHEGAMTVDDILDRRTRIGLVASDRARAAAAAEELLTQHA, translated from the coding sequence GTGACGTCATCGACAGCCCTCAACGAGACCCGGCGCGCCAGTGAGCTGGCGGCCATTGCTGACGGCGAATCCCTCGACGTCATCGTGATCGGTGGCGGCATCACCGGCACCGGCATCGCCCTGGACGCGGCGACCCGCGGGCTGCGCATTGCTCTTGTCGAAAAGCACGACCTCGCATTCGGCACCAGCCGGTGGAGCTCGAAGTTGGTGCACGGAGGGTTGCGTTACCTGGCGACAGGCAATGTCGGGATCGCGCGCCGCAGCGCGGTCGAACGCGGAATCCTGATGACGCGCAACGCTCCTCATCTCGTCAAGGCCATGCCGCAGCTGGTGCCGCTGCTGCCCGAAACGAACACGGCGTCAAGAGCTTTGGTGCGCTTCGGATTCGCGGCCGGCGACGGCCTGCGCAAGCTGGCGGGTACCCCGTCCTCGACGTTGCCGCGCTCTCGGTGTATCAGCGCGGCGCGGGCGATCGAGATGGCGCCCACCGTGCGCCGTGACGGTTTGAGGGGCGGCTTGCTGGCCTATGACGGGCAGCTCATCGACGATGCGCGACTGGTCACCGCGGTGGCGCGCACGGCGGCGCAGCACGGTGCCCGCATCCTGACCCGCGTCGCGGCGTCGAATGCAACAGGCACCTCGGTGACGCTGACCGATACGCGCTCAGGCGAGTCGTTGCAGGTCACCGCACGCGCCGTCATCAATGCCAGCGGCGTGTGGGCGGGGGAGGTGGACAGCTCTATCCGGGTGCGGCCCAGTCGCGGAACTCATTTGGTGTTCGATGCCAAATCGTTCGGCAATCCCGTTGCCGCGCTGACTATTCCGATACCCGGGGAGATCAACCGGTTCGTGTTCGCGATGCCCGAACAGCTGGGCCGGGTGTACCTCGGGCTGACCGACGAGGATGCGCCAGGCCCGATTCCCGATGTCCCCGAGCCGACGTCGGAGGAGGTCAGCTTCCTGCTCGAGACCGTCAACACCGCACTGGATGTCGCGCTCGGTCCGGATGACGTGGTCGGCTCCTATGCAGGGCTACGGCCGCTGATCGACACAGGACAAGGCCGCACGGCCGACGTCTCGCGGGACCACGCGGTGGTCGAGTCGCCCTCCGGCGTGATCAGTGTGATCGGCGGCAAGCTGACCGAGTACCGGTACATGGCCGAGGATGTTCTCGATCGCGCCGTCGCGCTGCGGGGGCTGCCTGCAACCCCGTGCCGCACCCGGAATTTGCCGTTGGTCGGCGCACCGTCGAATCCCGTTGCGACGCTGCGATCTTCAGCAGATCTGCCGGGGTCGCTGGTCGCCCGCTACGGTGCCGAGGCGCCCAACGTGATCGCGTCGGCGGGCTGTGAGAGGCCGACGGAGCCGGTGGCCGAGGGCATCGACGTCACCCGAGCGGAGTTCGAGTACGCGGTCACCCACGAAGGTGCGATGACCGTCGACGACATTCTGGATCGCCGGACCCGCATTGGGCTGGTGGCGTCGGACCGTGCCCGAGCGGCTGCCGCGGCCGAGGAATTGCTGACACAGCACGCTTAA
- a CDS encoding VIT1/CCC1 transporter family protein: MDSDLRRWRQHLANERAEAGVYRHLAQRRTGEERDILLTLADAERRHEQHWLNLLGDQVGKPRRADMRTRMLSFLARHFGSVFVLALAQRAEARSAYDTDVDATPTMAADERIHLEVVRALATRGRNQLSGSFRAAVFGANDGLVSNLALVLGISATGVTNHTVLATGLAGLLAGALSMGAGEYVSVNSQRELLEASTPSPEAGDALPQLDVNANELSLVYRARGMSADEATGHAAKVLSNLATSGSPSRLGRLEPDGHETVGTGVRAAVSSFSFFASGALIPVLPYLVGLQGTVAIVVAAALVGIALLATGIVVGLLSGGPPVRRALRQLMIGYGAATVTYLLGLLFETGAR, encoded by the coding sequence ATGGATAGCGATCTGCGCCGCTGGCGTCAGCACCTGGCCAATGAACGCGCCGAAGCGGGCGTGTACCGGCATCTGGCGCAGCGCCGGACCGGCGAGGAACGCGACATCTTGCTGACGCTGGCCGACGCCGAGCGGCGCCATGAACAGCATTGGCTGAACCTGCTCGGCGACCAGGTAGGCAAGCCGCGGCGCGCCGACATGCGCACCCGCATGCTCAGCTTCCTCGCACGACACTTCGGGTCGGTATTCGTGTTGGCGCTCGCGCAGCGGGCAGAAGCCCGCTCTGCCTACGACACCGACGTCGACGCCACGCCCACGATGGCCGCCGATGAGCGCATCCACCTGGAGGTCGTCCGCGCACTGGCCACCCGTGGCCGTAATCAGTTGTCGGGCAGTTTCCGCGCAGCGGTTTTCGGTGCGAACGACGGATTGGTCAGCAACCTTGCGCTCGTCCTCGGCATCAGCGCGACTGGCGTCACCAACCACACGGTGCTGGCCACCGGCCTTGCCGGCCTACTCGCAGGCGCACTGTCGATGGGTGCGGGCGAGTACGTGTCGGTCAATTCACAGCGCGAACTACTGGAGGCATCCACGCCGAGCCCAGAGGCCGGCGACGCGTTACCGCAATTGGACGTCAACGCCAACGAGCTGTCGCTGGTCTACCGAGCCCGCGGCATGAGCGCTGACGAGGCGACCGGTCACGCGGCGAAGGTGCTGAGCAACCTTGCGACAAGCGGCAGCCCAAGCCGACTCGGCCGGCTTGAACCCGACGGGCATGAGACTGTCGGCACGGGTGTTCGCGCGGCGGTGTCGAGCTTCAGTTTCTTCGCCTCAGGTGCGCTGATTCCTGTGCTGCCCTATCTCGTCGGGTTGCAGGGCACCGTCGCGATCGTGGTCGCCGCCGCCCTGGTCGGAATCGCTTTGCTTGCAACGGGAATCGTCGTCGGGCTGCTCTCAGGTGGACCGCCCGTGCGTCGCGCCCTGCGACAGCTGATGATCGGCTACGGCGCCGCCACTGTCACCTACCTGCTCGGGTTGCTGTTCGAGACCGGCGCGCGGTAG
- a CDS encoding TetR/AcrR family transcriptional regulator yields the protein MVSISNDSSSTTGDRILKAAAYCVVAYGVDRVTLAEIARRARVSRPTVYRRWPDIKSVLAALLTTHIVASLDSVPSRGVGRSAVVHRIGEVADRLRKDEVVMAIMRNAPELTMVYLTERLGTSQQILIDTLAADIKLAQEGGSVRPGEPRQLAAMCLLIARSTIQSGAIVAPILDADALDIELAHCLNGYLTP from the coding sequence ATGGTGTCAATCAGTAACGACTCCTCGTCAACCACCGGCGACCGCATCCTGAAGGCAGCGGCCTATTGCGTGGTGGCCTACGGTGTCGATCGAGTGACGCTCGCCGAGATCGCCCGCCGGGCGCGCGTGAGCAGGCCGACCGTCTATCGACGTTGGCCTGACATCAAGTCGGTGCTGGCGGCCTTGCTCACCACCCACATCGTCGCCTCGCTGGACTCCGTGCCGAGCCGGGGCGTCGGCCGCAGCGCGGTGGTCCACCGGATCGGCGAAGTGGCCGACCGCCTGCGCAAGGACGAGGTGGTCATGGCCATCATGCGCAACGCCCCCGAATTGACGATGGTCTACCTCACCGAGCGACTGGGCACCAGCCAGCAGATCCTCATTGACACGCTGGCCGCCGATATCAAGCTCGCACAGGAGGGGGGCAGCGTGCGCCCCGGAGAGCCTCGGCAGCTCGCGGCGATGTGCCTGCTGATCGCCAGGTCGACGATTCAGTCCGGCGCTATCGTCGCGCCGATTCTCGACGCCGACGCGCTCGACATCGAGCTAGCACATTGCCTGAACGGATACCTCACGCCGTGA
- a CDS encoding acyl-CoA carboxylase subunit beta codes for MTIMAPEAVGESLDPRDPLLRLSTFFDDGSVELLHERDRSGVLAAAGTVNGVRTIAFCTDGTVMGGAMGVEGCAHIVNAYDTAIEEQSPIVGIWHSGGARLAEGVKALHAVGLVFEAMIRASGYVPQISVVVGFAAGGAAYGPALTDVVVMAPEGRVFVTGPDIVRSVTGEDVDMASLGGPDTHHKKSGVCHIVADNELDAYERGRRLVGLFCQQGHFDRSKAESGDTDLHALLPDSARRAYDVHPLVEALLDDDAPFEEFQAKWAPSIVVGLGRLSGRSVGVIANNPLRLGGCLNSESAEKAARFVRLCDAFGIPLVVIVDVPGYLPGVDQEWGGVVRRGAKLLHAFGECTVPRVTLVTRKIYGGAYIAMNSRSLNATKVFAWPDAEVAVMGAKAAVGILHKKKLAAASDDEREALHEQLAAEHEKIAGGVDSAIEIGVVDEKIDPAHTRSKLTQALAEAPQRRGRHKNIPL; via the coding sequence ATGACCATCATGGCCCCCGAGGCTGTCGGCGAATCGCTTGATCCACGCGATCCGCTGTTGCGCCTGAGCACGTTCTTCGACGACGGTAGCGTTGAGCTGCTGCACGAGCGTGACCGCTCGGGCGTGCTGGCCGCGGCCGGCACCGTCAACGGCGTGCGCACCATCGCGTTCTGCACCGACGGCACCGTCATGGGCGGTGCCATGGGTGTTGAGGGCTGCGCGCACATCGTCAACGCCTACGACACCGCGATCGAGGAGCAGAGCCCCATCGTGGGCATTTGGCACTCCGGTGGTGCGCGGCTGGCCGAAGGCGTGAAGGCGCTGCACGCGGTCGGTTTGGTCTTCGAGGCCATGATCCGTGCGTCCGGTTACGTCCCGCAGATCTCGGTGGTGGTCGGTTTCGCGGCCGGAGGCGCTGCCTACGGCCCCGCCCTGACTGACGTCGTGGTGATGGCACCGGAGGGCCGGGTGTTCGTCACCGGACCCGACATCGTGCGCAGTGTCACCGGCGAGGACGTCGACATGGCGTCGCTCGGCGGACCCGACACCCACCACAAGAAGTCCGGCGTTTGCCACATCGTCGCCGACAACGAGCTCGACGCGTACGAGCGCGGCCGCCGTCTGGTTGGATTGTTCTGCCAGCAAGGTCATTTCGACCGCAGCAAGGCCGAGTCGGGCGACACCGACCTGCATGCACTGCTGCCGGATTCGGCGCGGCGCGCCTACGACGTGCACCCGCTGGTCGAGGCGCTCCTCGACGACGACGCGCCGTTCGAAGAGTTTCAGGCCAAGTGGGCGCCGTCGATCGTCGTCGGACTCGGTCGTCTGTCCGGTCGCTCCGTCGGCGTCATCGCCAACAACCCGCTGCGGCTCGGCGGCTGCCTGAATTCCGAAAGTGCCGAGAAGGCAGCACGTTTCGTGCGGTTGTGCGACGCGTTCGGGATTCCGCTGGTCGTCATCGTCGACGTGCCGGGCTACCTGCCCGGTGTGGACCAGGAGTGGGGCGGCGTGGTGCGCCGCGGCGCGAAGCTGCTGCACGCGTTCGGCGAGTGCACCGTACCGCGGGTCACGCTGGTCACCCGCAAGATCTACGGCGGTGCCTACATCGCGATGAACTCACGGTCGCTCAACGCCACCAAGGTGTTCGCGTGGCCCGACGCCGAGGTCGCCGTGATGGGCGCCAAGGCTGCGGTCGGCATCCTGCACAAGAAGAAGCTCGCCGCCGCCTCGGACGACGAGCGCGAGGCTCTGCATGAACAGCTGGCGGCCGAGCACGAAAAGATCGCCGGTGGTGTGGATTCCGCGATCGAGATCGGTGTCGTCGACGAGAAGATCGACCCGGCCCACACCCGCAGCAAGCTGACCCAGGCACTGGCCGAGGCCCCGCAGCGCCGCGGCCGGCACAAGAACATCCCGCTGTAG
- the kasB gene encoding 3-oxoacyl-ACP synthase KasB: MGGRTQLSTGNGFPNVVVTGMAMTTALATDAESTWQKLLDGQSGIRKLEDPFVEQYNLPVRIGGHLLEDFDSELSRVELRRLSYLQKMSTVLGRRAWENAGTPEVDSRRLMVSIGTGLGSAEELVFAYDDMRAKGMRAVSPLAVQKYMPNSPAAAVGLERAAKAGVITPVSACASGSEGIAHAWQQIVLGEADIAICGGVESKIEAVPIAGFAQMRIVLSTTNDDPAGACRPFDKDRNGFVFGEGGALLVIETEEHAKARGANILARLMGASVTSDGYHMVAPDPNGEQAGHAMSRAIQLAGLKPTDIDHVNAHATGTSVGDVAESHAINRAMGGHKPAVYAPKSALGHSVGAVGAVESILTVLALKNGVIPPTLNLKNLDPEIDLDVVHGGPRPGNYQYAVNNSFGFGGHNVALAFGKY, from the coding sequence ATGGGAGGACGAACTCAGCTTTCGACGGGGAACGGTTTCCCCAATGTCGTCGTCACTGGCATGGCCATGACGACGGCATTGGCGACCGATGCCGAAAGCACTTGGCAGAAGCTACTCGACGGGCAAAGCGGTATCCGCAAGCTCGAGGATCCGTTTGTCGAGCAGTACAACCTTCCGGTCCGGATCGGTGGCCACCTTCTCGAGGACTTCGACAGCGAGCTCAGCCGTGTCGAGCTGCGCCGGTTGTCGTACCTGCAGAAGATGTCCACCGTCCTCGGACGGCGGGCATGGGAGAACGCGGGCACTCCCGAGGTGGACAGCCGTCGCTTGATGGTCTCCATCGGGACCGGCCTCGGCTCGGCCGAGGAATTGGTCTTCGCGTATGACGATATGCGCGCGAAGGGCATGCGGGCCGTGTCCCCGTTGGCAGTACAGAAGTACATGCCGAATTCGCCTGCGGCCGCCGTCGGTCTCGAGCGGGCAGCCAAAGCCGGTGTCATCACGCCGGTTTCGGCCTGTGCATCTGGTTCCGAGGGCATCGCCCACGCGTGGCAGCAGATCGTGCTCGGCGAAGCCGACATCGCGATCTGCGGTGGGGTGGAATCGAAGATCGAAGCAGTGCCGATCGCTGGCTTCGCCCAGATGCGAATCGTGTTGTCCACCACAAACGATGACCCGGCAGGCGCGTGCCGGCCATTCGACAAGGACCGCAACGGGTTCGTGTTCGGCGAGGGTGGTGCGCTGCTGGTCATCGAGACCGAGGAGCACGCCAAGGCGCGCGGCGCGAACATCCTGGCGCGCCTGATGGGTGCCAGCGTCACATCGGACGGCTACCACATGGTGGCGCCCGACCCCAATGGTGAGCAGGCCGGGCACGCGATGTCGCGCGCCATCCAGCTCGCGGGCCTAAAGCCCACTGACATCGACCACGTCAACGCACACGCGACCGGAACCTCGGTCGGCGACGTGGCCGAATCACATGCGATCAACAGGGCGATGGGCGGCCACAAGCCTGCCGTGTACGCACCGAAGTCGGCGCTCGGCCATTCGGTCGGCGCGGTCGGCGCTGTCGAGTCCATCCTGACCGTTTTGGCGTTGAAGAACGGGGTCATCCCGCCGACGCTGAACCTGAAGAATCTCGACCCGGAGATCGACTTGGACGTCGTGCATGGCGGTCCTCGACCCGGCAATTACCAATACGCAGTGAACAATTCGTTTGGATTCGGTGGGCACAACGTCGCGCTCGCCTTCGGAAAGTACTGA